The sequence GTGGTTGCTAAACAATCAACAGAAGCCAATACTGCAGGAAACATAAAGAACCCATCGTTGGGATGGATGATTggctttctttttgttgttagCTTTCTTGGCCTCTTTTCTGTAGTGCCTCTTAGAAAGGTACTTTCAAACTATACCTAGCTCTCAGTAATAACTCTTATAATTTGCATACTGAACTTAATAGGAGTGCACTTGCAAGTTTTGAAACTCCttaaattaatacattttaCTATATCTTTATAAGTTTGAAAAGTTCAATTCTTTACAAAGATGTCATTTTTGTAGAATAATTTGATAGCATAGCCCATGCATGAGAAAAAAGACTATTGTAAGCAAAATGGTCATACTACTTAGATGTATGTATCCTTTGATTTTGAGGATATTGAAATGTTATATGTTTCAGATAATGATCGTAGACTTCAAATTGATATACCCAAGTGGAACTGCTACTGCTCACCTTATCAACAGCTTCCACACCCCTCAGGGTGCCAAGTTAGCAAAGTGAGGATTGACCCATTTTCTTGTTAAGTTTTTCTCCTGTCATATATAAGCGAAAGTGAGACAGTAATCTGGTCTAATTATGTGGACTTATATTGCAGGAAACAAGTGAGAGAATTAGGTAAGTTTTTCTCTTTCAGTTTCTTGTGGGGTTTCTTCCAATGGTTCTTCACTGCTGGAGATGACTGTGGATTTATCAACTTTCCGACATTTGGTCTCCAAGCCTATCAACACAAGTActttaaatttcttctttGCTTACTTGATTAGATTTGTGAATTaaagattattaaatattattttacgaTTTTATAAGCTTCTATCTAAAGTTGGTTCACATTTTGGACGTTTTTCCTATATGCCTTctgattattaatattgttattttctatttgaaatccaggttttattttgatttctctGCTACATATGTTGGTGTGGGAATGATTTGCCCATATCTAATTAACATCTCTCTACTAGCTGGAGCAATTCTATCATGGGGTATTATGTGGCCTCTCATCGATACTAGAAAAGGTCATTGGTATTCTGCAGACCTCAGCCCAAGCAGCCTCCATGGCCTACAAGGTTACAAGGTAACATTCTTTCAGGCTGAATAACTCGAAAAGATCGATATATGGCTAATATAGtgctttattatatattattctttcaGGTTTTTATAGCTATAGCTATGATCCTTGGTGATGGTGCCTACAACTTCTTCAAAGTCCTTAGCCGCACCCTGCTTGGTTTATACCAACAATTCAGTACTAAAGACTCCGTTCTCCCAGTTAACAATAAGTCACCTTCTATGAATTCTTCAACTGTGTCTTATGATGATAAAAAACGTACTGAATTATTTCTCAAAGACCAAATCCCAACATGGTTTGCTATTACTGGCTACGTCATTATTGCAATTATCTCAATAATCACAGTTCCTCACATCTTCCATCAGCTCAAGTGGTATCATATTGTAGTCATTTATATCATAGCACCAGTACTAGCTTTTTGTAATGCTTATGGATGTGGGCTCACAGATTGGTCCTTGGCATCCACTTACGGAAAGCTAGCAATCTTCACAATTGGGGCATGGGCAGGAGCTGCTCATGGTGGGGTTCTTGCAGGTTTAGCAGCATGTGGGGTGATGATGAATATTGTGTCCACAGCATCTGATCTTATGCAAGATTTTAAGACTGGTTATATGACATTGGCTTCACCAAGGTCAATGTTTGTGAGCCAGATTATTGGAACTGCAATGGGTTGTGTAATTTCTCCTTGTGTTTTCTGGCTCTTCTACAAGGCATTCCATGATCTTGGCATTCCTGGAACAGAATACCCAGCTCCATATGCTCTTGTTTATCGTAACATGTCAATACTTGGTGTGGAAGGTTTCTCAGCCTTACCAAAGCACTGCCTTACATTGTGTTACGTATTCTTCATAGCAGCTATAGTTATTAATGTCATTAGAGATATAGTTGGAAAGAGAGGAGCTCAATATATCCCTATTCCTATGGCAATGGCAATACCCTTCTATCTCGGAGGATACTTTGCTATTGACATGTGTGTTGGGAGCTTGATATTGTTCATGTGGAGGAAGATTAACAAGGCCAAGGCTGATGCATATGGCCCTGCTGTAGCTTCTGGGTTGATTTGTGGTGATGGCATATGGACTTTGCCTAGCTCAATACTGGCTTTGGTAGGTGTCAGGCCACCAATCTGCATGAAATTCCTGTCCAGCAAGCAAAATGGCAGGGTGGACAATTTCTTAAACTCCTAATACTTATTTACCTAAGTAGCTTTGCTGTTTCTTTTGAACggttaaattattttaccttttgtttcttttcctctttagTATTACTTCTTTTGTCTTCACTCATAGCTTTTTCATTGTTAAAGTTGCATCATATCCCACATCTAGATCCATTTTCCAACATCATATAGTGTTGAAATTCGACAATATAACTCTCTAAGAGCTACAAACTACTTTTTGCAACAAaagtatatttcttaaaattaatttcaaatgcAATGCTTCATAACTGAGCATAATATATCAAGCAAACCTCACCGAGTAAACTAGATTTAACTTCATCTATATCCTGCTAGGATTATATgtctgaaataaaaaattaacctagttgaactcaaataaaaagattttatcaGAATACATAAATATCCTAGCAATATGACAAGATCAATTCATATAGGATCACGAGTTCCTTATACTAATTGTCCTACTACAATTGGGACAATGAAGCCCTATATAAACACATCTCTACAAGACTAATAGGTACATAACACATTCATAATTCAATTATCTACTACTTTTAAGGTCCCTTTAGCCATCAAAATGAGTGATTGAAAAACATCATCTGGTACCTTATAAATGTgttacaagaattcaagagcTTGTTGCCAGTTCTTTGACAAGTTATCAATGATTGAGAAGAATTTAGTTAGCAAAATTACAGtataatctttaaaattagaaagataaaaaaaagtagCAAGCCATTCATGTGTATTCCTTCCTTAGAATTATGTAAACATAATTGCAAGCTCACAACCTTGTGTTTCGGATAAATTACCTCGATGGTACTAAACTTTAGAACTAGCATCTTATTGATACAAATACTTCCATTTCTCTTTTTACGTTTTGGTACCAGTTCATTTTGTTTCTATTTCAATTCAGAGTACCTACcat comes from Ricinus communis isolate WT05 ecotype wild-type chromosome 5, ASM1957865v1, whole genome shotgun sequence and encodes:
- the LOC8276916 gene encoding probable metal-nicotianamine transporter YSL7, encoding MTTESSDSRELKRMDSRTNGSSYQDPVEDPNYEERNSNKDIMKTKGDDQSGADDSVEMIFEAKEVPTWKDQLTIRAFVVSFVLGILFSFIVMKLNLTTGIIPSLNVSAGLLGFFFVKTWTKFLSKSGLLKQPFTRQENTVIQTCVVATSGIAFSGGFGSYLFGMSEVVAKQSTEANTAGNIKNPSLGWMIGFLFVVSFLGLFSVVPLRKIMIVDFKLIYPSGTATAHLINSFHTPQGAKLAKKQVRELGKFFSFSFLWGFFQWFFTAGDDCGFINFPTFGLQAYQHKFYFDFSATYVGVGMICPYLINISLLAGAILSWGIMWPLIDTRKGHWYSADLSPSSLHGLQGYKVFIAIAMILGDGAYNFFKVLSRTLLGLYQQFSTKDSVLPVNNKSPSMNSSTVSYDDKKRTELFLKDQIPTWFAITGYVIIAIISIITVPHIFHQLKWYHIVVIYIIAPVLAFCNAYGCGLTDWSLASTYGKLAIFTIGAWAGAAHGGVLAGLAACGVMMNIVSTASDLMQDFKTGYMTLASPRSMFVSQIIGTAMGCVISPCVFWLFYKAFHDLGIPGTEYPAPYALVYRNMSILGVEGFSALPKHCLTLCYVFFIAAIVINVIRDIVGKRGAQYIPIPMAMAIPFYLGGYFAIDMCVGSLILFMWRKINKAKADAYGPAVASGLICGDGIWTLPSSILALVGVRPPICMKFLSSKQNGRVDNFLNS